A genomic stretch from Selenomonas sp. AB3002 includes:
- a CDS encoding SEL1-like repeat protein encodes MAKRFQPQVHEAVELIWNQYDKECGLKGQAMLREAAEGGDMDAWAILARTYMGVTAVGEMNGLGFVADDEKVHECLLKSIKGGSAIGVLCAIADKGLHPTEHEAMLEKWESPEKVIEAMQEYTGKGGEPLASYLLGIAYDYGSVSFLRGSQEGELELLQTALPYLEEAVQGGFAFGMDTYKKCVRSSCRNGGDMSQVEKYRRYEDGFCRSGYPHALWSRAEDLYEEERYRDAFALYEKAAKAGHENSLYNLGYMYRHGQGVKEDPRKAFEEYFLPLALQGHVTSMYQVADLYFWGDYFERDFDKAFEWCGKSLDKIAQCHDFYNYDVLMPLICYCKLYGRGTSMAQEAAARSIREEMTREEQQEMLPPYKRALLQYLMAEVYEHGYGGLPQNEKLAEQYRSAATEYKGFQIMLSKLSWEKAEGAWKSLAAGGSNSMDKADTFRSWQDERTERAEGRRPWKLSLEWEDSYGVSFWHYDRDELRAALELNKRDVYISVLLNKNYKGCDYLGASFDGEKYYLQAKISAGYTYKEEKDPEAAAEVLAAWAEGKGLVGEGWQNDEDAQQRRQWNDYLHEADECQANDDEEGRIAALKAAADIGCGHAMNLLGIICGDDFKTASQWFLNATTTKVREDVVSAWYSLGRLHLQHPEGSGSQAMYYLQKAADMGETGAWVQLGICHLKGIGTVQDYERGVACYEKGIELGDYEAMYARAMLCQDEEGEWHDPDTAIRVLQRAAAETCEENHYQNEARLLLAKALMAKDEEANYDQARALVRQAAGEGCLEAVWTMSHFYKLEDNFRAYRKVLRDLADDGYEPAREELDEMYATSEWSECL; translated from the coding sequence ATGGCAAAGAGATTTCAGCCGCAGGTGCATGAGGCAGTGGAGCTTATCTGGAACCAGTACGACAAGGAGTGCGGACTGAAGGGGCAGGCCATGCTCCGGGAGGCCGCCGAAGGCGGGGATATGGACGCCTGGGCTATCCTGGCCCGCACCTATATGGGAGTCACCGCCGTGGGGGAAATGAACGGGCTGGGCTTCGTGGCAGATGACGAGAAGGTGCATGAGTGCCTGCTGAAAAGCATCAAGGGCGGCAGCGCCATAGGCGTGCTCTGCGCCATAGCCGACAAGGGCTTGCACCCTACGGAGCATGAGGCCATGCTGGAGAAATGGGAAAGCCCCGAAAAGGTCATCGAGGCGATGCAGGAATACACCGGCAAGGGAGGGGAGCCTTTGGCTTCCTATCTGCTGGGCATAGCTTACGACTACGGCAGCGTGTCCTTCCTGAGGGGCAGCCAGGAGGGGGAGCTGGAGCTCCTGCAGACGGCCCTGCCCTATCTGGAAGAGGCTGTGCAGGGGGGCTTTGCCTTTGGCATGGACACTTACAAGAAATGCGTGCGCAGCAGCTGCCGCAACGGTGGAGATATGTCCCAGGTGGAGAAGTACCGCCGCTATGAGGACGGCTTCTGCCGGTCAGGCTATCCCCATGCCCTCTGGAGCAGGGCCGAGGACCTTTATGAGGAGGAAAGGTACAGGGATGCTTTCGCCCTTTACGAAAAGGCAGCCAAGGCAGGCCATGAGAATTCCCTTTACAATCTGGGCTATATGTACCGCCATGGCCAGGGAGTGAAGGAAGACCCCAGGAAAGCCTTTGAGGAGTATTTCCTGCCCCTGGCCCTGCAGGGCCATGTGACCTCCATGTATCAGGTGGCGGACCTGTATTTCTGGGGTGATTACTTCGAGCGGGATTTTGACAAGGCTTTTGAGTGGTGCGGGAAGTCTCTGGACAAAATCGCCCAGTGCCACGATTTCTACAACTACGATGTGCTCATGCCTCTCATCTGCTACTGCAAGCTCTACGGCCGCGGTACCAGTATGGCGCAGGAGGCGGCGGCCCGCAGCATTCGGGAGGAAATGACCCGGGAGGAGCAGCAGGAAATGCTGCCGCCCTACAAGCGGGCCTTGCTGCAGTATCTCATGGCAGAGGTCTATGAGCATGGCTATGGCGGGCTGCCCCAGAATGAGAAGCTGGCTGAGCAGTACCGCAGTGCAGCTACGGAGTACAAGGGCTTCCAGATCATGCTGTCCAAGCTGTCCTGGGAGAAAGCCGAGGGGGCGTGGAAAAGCCTGGCCGCAGGCGGCAGTAACAGTATGGACAAGGCCGACACCTTCCGCAGCTGGCAGGACGAGCGCACTGAGAGGGCGGAGGGCAGGCGCCCCTGGAAGCTGTCGCTTGAATGGGAGGATAGCTATGGCGTAAGCTTCTGGCATTATGACAGGGATGAACTGAGGGCGGCGCTGGAGCTTAATAAGCGTGATGTCTATATCAGCGTATTGCTGAACAAAAATTACAAGGGCTGTGACTATCTGGGAGCCAGCTTCGATGGAGAGAAATACTATCTGCAGGCCAAGATCAGCGCTGGCTATACGTACAAGGAAGAAAAGGACCCTGAGGCGGCAGCAGAAGTGCTGGCTGCCTGGGCTGAAGGGAAGGGCCTGGTGGGGGAAGGCTGGCAGAATGACGAGGATGCCCAGCAGAGAAGGCAGTGGAATGACTATCTCCATGAGGCTGATGAGTGCCAGGCAAATGATGATGAAGAAGGGCGCATTGCGGCCCTCAAGGCAGCGGCAGACATTGGCTGCGGCCATGCCATGAACCTTTTGGGCATTATCTGCGGCGATGATTTCAAGACGGCTTCCCAGTGGTTCCTCAATGCCACCACCACCAAAGTCCGGGAGGATGTGGTTTCCGCCTGGTACAGCCTGGGCCGCCTGCACCTGCAGCACCCGGAGGGCAGCGGCTCCCAGGCCATGTACTACCTGCAGAAGGCCGCTGACATGGGAGAGACTGGGGCCTGGGTGCAGCTGGGCATCTGCCACTTGAAGGGCATTGGCACTGTGCAGGATTATGAAAGGGGAGTGGCCTGCTACGAGAAGGGCATTGAGCTGGGGGATTACGAAGCCATGTATGCCCGGGCCATGCTCTGCCAGGACGAGGAAGGGGAGTGGCACGACCCTGACACTGCTATCCGGGTGCTGCAAAGGGCAGCTGCCGAAACCTGCGAGGAAAACCACTATCAGAATGAGGCCCGCCTGCTGCTGGCCAAGGCTCTCATGGCCAAGGATGAGGAGGCCAACTACGACCAAGCCCGGGCACTGGTGCGGCAGGCCGCCGGGGAAGGATGCCTGGAAGCCGTCTGGACCATGTCCCATTTCTACAAGCTGGAGGATAATTTCCGCGCCTACCGCAAGGTCCTGCGGGATCTGGCGGACGATGGCTATGAGCCCGCCCGGGAGGAGCTGGACGAGATGTATGCAACCAGCGAGTGGAGCGAGTGCCTGTAA
- a CDS encoding methyl-accepting chemotaxis protein: protein MGLIHNMKVNLKLILIVAIAAVAMLAISLVGYRSLDSADEAMESMYTQEMQGVQHLGKAVEWSRIMMVKTLQGVMLQGHSDRLQKVISQKKEAEDGFEEQLAAYKKAMQGTPYENTSEIDQQWANYKNVMNKVISLAEAGQSAEAMDIYERDGSPATRGLRDAIHGQQDKVNEEASVKNQASTDANSLAAKIILAVTVIALAVQLAISQVIAGSITSALESMRHVCEKLRDGDFRAGDHALEREDEFGHLSSTLMQMEEKMASYMKGIYGTVQNINSAAANLKEASMQSAQAAVQSAEAVGESAHLVTDQESSLNDSSSLLDKVNESIQEMRSHAEEVSANSRQAAEEAEHGYEVLKKSVQEIRGVEKTVSSTSEIVGKLGARSGEIGAIVDTISEIANQTNLLALNAAIEAARAGDQGRGFAVVAEEVRKLAEQSEQAAEKIAQLIATMQQDTESAVSSMNEGCEAVVAGAQSVENLQKVFEQIQALVENGAQKTVLMDKAIKLVSSDAHNISASVADINAKGQVISQHMESVSAATEQQSASSEEIASASETLSNMAREQQQALRQFKF, encoded by the coding sequence ATGGGACTTATTCACAACATGAAGGTAAACCTGAAGCTCATACTCATCGTGGCCATAGCCGCTGTGGCCATGCTGGCCATCAGCCTGGTGGGCTACCGCTCCCTGGACAGTGCTGACGAAGCCATGGAGAGCATGTACACGCAGGAAATGCAGGGCGTGCAGCATCTGGGCAAAGCCGTGGAGTGGAGCCGCATCATGATGGTGAAGACCCTGCAGGGGGTCATGCTCCAGGGCCACTCCGACCGACTGCAGAAGGTCATCAGCCAGAAAAAGGAAGCTGAAGACGGCTTTGAGGAACAGCTGGCCGCCTACAAGAAGGCCATGCAGGGCACCCCCTATGAGAACACCAGCGAGATTGACCAGCAGTGGGCCAACTACAAGAACGTCATGAACAAGGTCATCAGCCTGGCAGAAGCAGGCCAGTCAGCTGAAGCCATGGACATTTACGAAAGGGACGGCTCCCCTGCCACCCGCGGCCTCAGGGACGCCATCCACGGCCAGCAGGACAAGGTCAATGAAGAAGCCAGCGTGAAAAACCAGGCCAGCACCGATGCCAACAGCCTGGCCGCCAAAATCATCCTGGCAGTCACCGTCATCGCCCTGGCCGTGCAGCTGGCCATCAGCCAGGTCATCGCCGGCAGCATCACCTCTGCCCTTGAGTCCATGCGCCATGTCTGCGAGAAGCTCCGGGACGGCGACTTCCGCGCCGGTGACCACGCTCTGGAGAGAGAGGACGAGTTCGGCCATCTCTCTAGCACCCTCATGCAGATGGAAGAGAAAATGGCCTCCTACATGAAGGGCATCTACGGCACTGTGCAGAACATCAACTCTGCTGCCGCCAATCTGAAGGAAGCCTCCATGCAGTCCGCCCAGGCCGCCGTCCAGTCAGCCGAGGCCGTAGGTGAGTCTGCCCATCTGGTCACCGACCAGGAAAGCTCCCTGAACGACAGCAGCAGCCTCCTGGACAAGGTCAACGAATCCATCCAGGAAATGCGCTCCCATGCCGAAGAAGTCTCCGCCAACTCCCGCCAGGCCGCAGAGGAAGCAGAGCACGGCTATGAGGTGCTGAAAAAGTCCGTGCAGGAAATCCGCGGGGTGGAAAAGACCGTCAGCTCCACCTCGGAAATCGTAGGCAAGCTGGGTGCCCGCTCCGGTGAAATCGGCGCCATCGTGGACACCATCTCTGAGATTGCCAACCAGACCAACCTGCTGGCTCTCAACGCCGCCATCGAAGCCGCCCGGGCAGGCGACCAGGGCCGCGGCTTTGCGGTGGTGGCAGAGGAAGTCAGGAAACTGGCCGAGCAGTCCGAGCAGGCCGCCGAGAAGATTGCCCAGCTCATCGCCACCATGCAGCAGGATACGGAAAGCGCCGTCAGCTCCATGAACGAAGGCTGCGAAGCCGTGGTGGCAGGCGCCCAGTCCGTAGAGAACCTGCAGAAAGTCTTTGAGCAGATACAGGCCCTGGTAGAAAACGGCGCCCAGAAAACTGTCCTCATGGACAAGGCCATCAAGCTGGTCAGCAGCGACGCCCATAATATCTCCGCCTCTGTGGCTGACATCAACGCCAAGGGACAGGTCATTTCCCAGCACATGGAATCCGTCTCCGCCGCCACGGAACAGCAGTCCGCCTCCTCGGAGGAAATCGCCTCCGCCAGCGAGACCCTGTCCAATATGGCCAGAGAGCAGCAGCAGGCCCTGCGCCAGTTCAAATTCTAA
- a CDS encoding 5'-methylthioadenosine/adenosylhomocysteine nucleosidase, producing MKIGIIGAMKSEVEALKAALDTTRRKSKASMEFCEGRLGAVEAVVVQCGIGKVNAGICAQILVDDFQVTHIINTGVAGALSDKLEVGDLVISQDAVQHDFTVESIGFKKGEIPFTGKVAFEADEALRAKALAAVKEALPGIRAMEGRVCSGDQFISSKEAKDRIITEFDGTCAEMEGAAIAQVCHANHLPFVILRAISDKADGSAHVSFEEFQKEAAKNSARLVQHMLENW from the coding sequence ATGAAAATAGGAATCATCGGCGCTATGAAATCGGAAGTGGAGGCTCTCAAGGCCGCCCTGGACACTACTCGCAGGAAGAGCAAGGCTTCAATGGAGTTCTGCGAGGGCAGGCTGGGGGCTGTGGAGGCAGTTGTGGTGCAGTGTGGCATTGGCAAGGTCAATGCGGGCATCTGTGCCCAGATTCTGGTGGATGATTTCCAGGTCACCCATATCATCAACACCGGCGTAGCCGGGGCGCTCAGTGACAAGCTGGAGGTGGGGGATCTGGTGATTTCCCAAGATGCCGTCCAGCACGACTTCACCGTGGAGTCCATCGGTTTCAAGAAGGGGGAGATTCCCTTCACGGGCAAGGTGGCCTTTGAAGCAGATGAGGCCTTGCGGGCTAAGGCTCTCGCCGCCGTCAAGGAAGCCCTGCCGGGCATCAGGGCCATGGAGGGACGGGTCTGCTCCGGCGACCAGTTCATCTCCTCCAAGGAAGCCAAAGACCGCATCATCACCGAGTTTGACGGCACCTGCGCCGAAATGGAAGGCGCCGCCATCGCCCAGGTCTGCCATGCCAACCACCTGCCCTTTGTAATCCTGCGGGCCATCTCCGACAAGGCAGACGGCAGCGCCCATGTGAGTTTCGAGGAATTCCAGAAGGAAGCCGCCAAGAACTCTGCGCGGCTGGTGCAGCATATGCTGGAGAACTGGTAA
- a CDS encoding HigA family addiction module antitoxin, which produces MNSYIDSQVKPSHPGEVFKEDVLIPLGISVTKAAELLGVSRKTLSAFINQRCSLSPELAIRIAAATNTSVESWLGMQYALTLWETKKNKENIIASVQEHSLAG; this is translated from the coding sequence ATGAACAGCTATATTGATTCACAAGTCAAGCCGTCCCACCCCGGAGAGGTCTTCAAAGAAGATGTATTGATTCCTTTGGGGATAAGCGTTACCAAGGCAGCAGAACTTCTGGGGGTATCGAGAAAAACCTTATCTGCGTTCATAAACCAGAGGTGCTCTCTAAGCCCGGAACTGGCAATCCGTATTGCTGCTGCAACGAATACTTCGGTGGAAAGCTGGTTGGGAATGCAGTATGCCTTAACGCTATGGGAAACCAAAAAGAATAAGGAAAATATAATTGCGTCTGTTCAAGAGCATTCGCTGGCAGGATGA
- a CDS encoding DUF1266 domain-containing protein, with protein sequence METITMKAQFLGKKGFFSRFFSKNYWGQVELRPDGTIKMTGYDKVYRAKECDQFRNTYDEDDKVAYMEVNMYEDEEDCYRFVLYREDAIAFFAWLIRQEPGMFGERTLRSEYDSFRAHLEGPVLNKLRQWQAEDDKVIGLPKDDLVWEEVDEDFRKWIIADCALIHKANHDDIHELGGASHLDPIGREYGRWILRDSWEINSRPELIETIQDMIEDKLLWQLQRTIQNASWGYLAGFLTLRETLNVILTAGQRLQKVTRSWEGLGKGYMRSYESYLGYDALYDSRAAALEELLESEDSPYRQVPFDMELCRSW encoded by the coding sequence ATGGAAACTATCACCATGAAGGCCCAGTTCCTTGGGAAGAAGGGCTTCTTCAGCCGCTTCTTCAGCAAGAACTATTGGGGGCAGGTGGAGCTGCGGCCAGATGGCACCATAAAGATGACGGGATATGACAAGGTCTACAGGGCAAAAGAGTGCGACCAGTTCAGGAATACTTATGATGAAGATGATAAGGTGGCCTATATGGAGGTCAATATGTATGAGGACGAGGAAGACTGCTACCGCTTTGTTCTCTACAGGGAAGATGCCATCGCCTTCTTTGCCTGGCTGATACGGCAGGAGCCGGGCATGTTTGGAGAGCGCACCCTGAGGTCGGAGTATGACAGCTTCCGGGCTCATCTGGAAGGGCCGGTGCTGAATAAGCTGCGGCAGTGGCAGGCAGAAGATGACAAGGTCATCGGCCTTCCCAAAGATGACCTGGTCTGGGAAGAGGTGGATGAGGACTTTCGCAAGTGGATCATCGCCGACTGCGCCCTCATTCACAAGGCCAACCATGACGATATCCACGAACTGGGGGGCGCCTCCCATCTGGATCCCATAGGCCGGGAGTATGGCCGGTGGATTCTGCGGGATTCATGGGAGATAAACAGCCGCCCTGAGCTTATCGAGACCATCCAGGATATGATAGAGGACAAGCTCCTATGGCAGCTCCAGCGCACAATACAGAATGCCAGCTGGGGGTATCTGGCAGGTTTTTTGACTCTGCGGGAGACCCTGAACGTGATCCTCACCGCCGGCCAGCGCCTGCAGAAGGTGACCCGCAGCTGGGAGGGCTTGGGCAAGGGCTATATGCGCTCATACGAGTCCTATCTTGGCTATGACGCCCTCTACGACAGCAGGGCAGCCGCCCTGGAAGAGCTGCTGGAGTCTGAGGACAGCCCCTACAGGCAGGTGCCCTTCGATATGGAGCTTTGCAGGAGCTGGTGA
- a CDS encoding DUF1266 domain-containing protein, protein MMKKIFLWLGTALVKTISICSNRRVICRQEELPADDMKWEDAPQELRQWILAACAINRKALGLDPHKLGGFAGRTFWGRCWTRSGLADMWDIYSRRDLIETIQDMIEDKLVWQALRVLQLAGTGYVAGYLTMREALNVSVAAGLRLQKLTRSWEGLAKAYLRSYDQQMDNDWGLEERQEAYVRLKAANDIYTVPFDMKLEKSW, encoded by the coding sequence ATGATGAAAAAGATTTTCTTGTGGCTGGGGACGGCGCTGGTGAAGACAATCTCTATCTGCAGCAATCGTCGTGTCATCTGCCGGCAGGAGGAACTGCCTGCAGATGATATGAAGTGGGAGGACGCACCCCAGGAGCTCAGGCAGTGGATATTGGCAGCCTGTGCCATCAACAGGAAGGCGCTGGGGCTGGACCCCCATAAGCTGGGGGGCTTTGCGGGGAGAACCTTTTGGGGGCGGTGCTGGACACGGTCCGGGCTGGCTGATATGTGGGATATATACAGCCGTCGGGACCTCATCGAGACGATTCAGGATATGATTGAGGACAAGCTGGTGTGGCAGGCCCTGCGGGTGCTGCAGCTGGCAGGCACTGGCTATGTGGCGGGGTATCTCACCATGAGGGAGGCCCTGAATGTCTCCGTGGCTGCAGGACTGCGCCTGCAGAAGCTGACCCGCAGCTGGGAGGGGCTGGCCAAGGCTTACCTGCGTTCCTATGACCAGCAGATGGATAATGACTGGGGGCTGGAGGAAAGGCAGGAAGCCTATGTCAGGCTCAAGGCCGCCAATGATATCTATACCGTGCCCTTTGATATGAAGCTGGAGAAGAGCTGGTAA
- a CDS encoding transposase produces the protein MLKPNSQKEYTSLGENYQLFLPLNLEFQVSKDDPVRLLRHKLKACQKVQDIIFVKGMGKRKTALQKTMEQLDEFIARLKKYNTYLHILGDRNSFAKTDTDATFMRMKEDAMKNGQLKPAYNIQCGTDSEFITWASVGPQPTDTTTLIPFLQDMEKHLQRRYPNVVADAGYESEENYLYLETNGQRAFIKPSNYEKSKTRKWKKDIGRRENMTYLPEEDAYLCAQGRKLAAAKEFVRSSRTGFKRNITLYSSADCGNCPLKSQCIHGNHCKTPLEERTKHFEVSKQFLRQRQEDLERITSKEGVQLRINRSIQAEGAFAMMKADMNFRRFLSRGTANVLVEIMLVAMAYNIQKLHCKIQSDRAGQHLFPVNNAA, from the coding sequence ATGCTAAAACCGAATTCACAGAAAGAGTATACGTCTTTAGGAGAGAATTATCAACTGTTTCTCCCCTTAAATCTTGAATTTCAGGTTAGCAAGGATGACCCCGTCCGCCTGCTTCGCCACAAGCTCAAGGCATGCCAGAAGGTGCAGGACATCATATTCGTCAAGGGAATGGGCAAGCGCAAGACTGCCCTGCAGAAAACAATGGAGCAGCTGGACGAGTTCATTGCCCGGCTCAAAAAATACAATACATACCTGCACATTCTAGGCGACCGCAACAGCTTTGCCAAGACAGACACGGATGCAACCTTCATGCGCATGAAGGAAGATGCCATGAAGAACGGCCAGCTCAAGCCGGCCTACAACATTCAGTGCGGCACGGACTCTGAATTCATCACATGGGCATCGGTCGGTCCCCAGCCTACAGATACAACCACACTCATTCCTTTCCTTCAGGATATGGAGAAACATCTGCAGCGCCGCTATCCCAATGTGGTTGCGGATGCAGGATACGAAAGCGAAGAGAACTACCTCTATCTTGAGACCAACGGGCAGCGCGCCTTCATAAAGCCCAGCAATTATGAGAAGAGCAAGACAAGAAAATGGAAAAAGGATATCGGGCGCAGGGAGAATATGACCTATCTGCCAGAAGAAGATGCCTATTTATGCGCCCAGGGCAGGAAGCTTGCAGCTGCAAAGGAATTCGTACGCAGCAGCCGGACAGGATTCAAAAGAAATATAACCCTTTACAGTTCCGCGGATTGCGGCAACTGCCCGCTGAAGAGCCAGTGCATACACGGAAACCATTGCAAGACACCGCTGGAGGAGAGAACCAAGCACTTTGAAGTATCCAAACAGTTTCTGCGCCAACGTCAGGAAGATTTGGAACGTATAACCTCAAAAGAAGGAGTACAGCTGCGCATAAACCGGAGCATACAGGCAGAGGGTGCATTTGCAATGATGAAGGCGGACATGAATTTCCGAAGGTTCCTGAGCCGCGGCACAGCAAATGTCCTTGTTGAGATCATGCTGGTGGCTATGGCTTACAATATTCAAAAGCTGCACTGCAAAATCCAGTCAGACAGAGCAGGCCAGCACCTGTTCCCTGTGAATAACGCAGCCTGA
- a CDS encoding cation:dicarboxylase symporter family transporter, with protein sequence MLVSKRLSFSDDDLETTIEDVCEVFEKSLVSEEDCIKICLLLEEALLRCQQHFGQDYQYNLQIQKWFGVPKVIIRIKGEAYNPLSDDDFDDDDILPAPILKELMNYEQAKTVYIYRNGYNEISTYARKAWKPIKIPGGSITISALLAVACAGANSILPAELQGAVIHDAAEPLLKTLMGLIVAVTGPFVFISIVNGICLMEDVATFSNVGLRVIRRFFIIMLCMALFSAGICQLFFPVVAINGESKLAISELFQLFLGIFPHNFFVPFVEGNILQIVFMAILTGISILTLTNVVPNLKVIVGELNKLILKMMDIVSKVIYAAIFLNVFKSIADNSMETILFVWRIVAANYAFSIGFGMLMLMHIVYKYRINVADFLRQGANVFLVSFSTASNTAAMSMNIAFAKERLKIEGKFCDFWLPLSHAMFSPSAAAALVAGVFYTAYDAQLPLSLFSLFITIILALQLSIATPPVPGGIMAIYAIIFKNLGLPFDSIGMLMVSAVFVVNVSSFMSMLVRDCELIDIAGEIGKRGASLKE encoded by the coding sequence GTGTTAGTTAGCAAACGGCTGAGCTTTAGCGATGATGATTTGGAAACAACAATTGAGGATGTTTGTGAGGTTTTTGAAAAATCTCTGGTATCGGAAGAGGATTGTATAAAGATATGTCTTTTGTTGGAGGAGGCCCTGCTTCGTTGCCAACAACATTTTGGTCAGGATTATCAATACAACCTCCAGATTCAAAAGTGGTTTGGGGTACCTAAAGTCATAATTCGCATAAAAGGTGAGGCATATAACCCCCTTAGTGATGATGACTTTGATGATGATGATATATTGCCGGCACCAATATTAAAAGAACTCATGAATTATGAGCAAGCCAAAACAGTTTATATTTATCGGAATGGCTATAATGAGATCAGTACCTATGCCAGAAAAGCGTGGAAGCCCATAAAAATACCGGGGGGTTCGATTACTATATCGGCGCTGCTGGCTGTAGCCTGTGCTGGCGCCAATAGCATACTGCCCGCAGAATTGCAGGGTGCGGTCATACACGATGCAGCTGAGCCGCTTTTAAAGACGTTGATGGGGCTGATAGTTGCGGTTACTGGGCCCTTCGTCTTTATCTCTATAGTCAATGGGATTTGTCTTATGGAGGATGTAGCTACTTTTAGCAATGTGGGGCTTAGAGTTATACGCCGCTTTTTTATCATTATGTTGTGCATGGCATTGTTTTCGGCTGGAATATGTCAGCTCTTTTTCCCTGTTGTTGCGATAAATGGGGAAAGTAAATTGGCAATATCGGAGTTGTTCCAATTATTTTTAGGGATTTTTCCCCACAATTTTTTTGTTCCCTTTGTCGAGGGAAATATTCTGCAGATAGTATTCATGGCGATACTGACAGGTATCAGTATTTTAACCTTGACTAATGTGGTTCCTAACTTGAAAGTCATTGTCGGTGAGTTGAATAAGCTGATTCTCAAGATGATGGACATTGTTTCCAAAGTTATATATGCGGCTATCTTCCTGAATGTTTTCAAGTCGATTGCTGATAACAGCATGGAAACAATTTTGTTCGTATGGCGGATTGTGGCCGCCAATTATGCATTTTCCATCGGTTTTGGCATGCTTATGCTCATGCATATTGTTTATAAGTATCGTATAAATGTGGCTGATTTTCTGCGTCAGGGAGCGAATGTGTTTCTGGTATCTTTTTCAACTGCCAGCAATACGGCGGCTATGTCGATGAATATAGCCTTTGCCAAAGAGCGCCTGAAAATAGAAGGCAAATTTTGTGATTTTTGGCTGCCATTATCCCATGCCATGTTTTCACCGTCTGCAGCCGCGGCGCTGGTGGCTGGTGTCTTTTATACGGCTTATGATGCACAGCTGCCCTTATCGTTATTTTCGCTGTTTATAACCATTATTCTGGCCTTGCAGCTCAGTATTGCGACACCTCCGGTCCCGGGTGGCATCATGGCTATTTATGCCATTATTTTCAAGAATCTGGGGTTGCCCTTCGATTCTATCGGCATGCTGATGGTTTCCGCTGTCTTTGTGGTGAATGTATCCTCGTTTATGTCCATGTTGGTCAGGGACTGCGAGCTCATTGACATTGCTGGCGAGATAGGGAAACGAGGGGCGTCGTTAAAGGAGTAG
- a CDS encoding STAS domain-containing protein has protein sequence MAGEIVQKETKLANGWLAWRVEGRIDISNAKSIYASGEKIVEREDKTVLDMEAVSYISSAGLRVLLGLSNKAKREGKEFAIARAADTVKKILIYSRMNLFLNMRPSLDDL, from the coding sequence ATGGCAGGTGAGATTGTGCAGAAAGAAACGAAACTGGCTAATGGCTGGCTGGCCTGGCGTGTTGAGGGACGGATAGATATTTCCAATGCCAAGTCTATTTATGCAAGTGGAGAAAAAATCGTTGAGCGTGAGGATAAGACGGTTCTGGATATGGAGGCTGTGTCATATATTTCCAGCGCGGGACTCCGTGTGCTTTTGGGCCTGTCTAATAAAGCCAAGAGAGAGGGAAAGGAATTTGCGATAGCAAGGGCTGCTGATACGGTGAAGAAGATTCTGATCTATAGTAGGATGAACTTGTTTTTAAATATGCGTCCATCGCTGGATGATCTGTGA
- a CDS encoding cation:dicarboxylase symporter family transporter codes for MDTEFFLSFFFASMLLICTAPAVAGGGAMLMASMFGMFGVPVAAVMLFIGIESIMDPICTAGNVAGNVSSSFILARMEGKVDESVYKES; via the coding sequence ATGGATACGGAGTTTTTCCTGTCCTTTTTCTTTGCTTCTATGCTGTTGATTTGTACTGCCCCTGCAGTGGCTGGCGGCGGCGCAATGCTGATGGCGTCTATGTTTGGCATGTTCGGGGTGCCGGTGGCTGCAGTCATGCTCTTTATCGGCATTGAATCCATCATGGATCCAATTTGCACCGCAGGCAACGTGGCAGGAAATGTTTCGTCTTCATTCATTTTGGCACGAATGGAGGGCAAGGTTGACGAGAGCGTTTATAAAGAAAGCTGA